One stretch of Candidatus Saccharibacteria bacterium oral taxon 488 DNA includes these proteins:
- a CDS encoding TatD family deoxyribonuclease, with translation MVSPVTESNIAANLRLIDSHCHLHDTEFFTDNREELYQQSIAAGIGMICVGTDQRSSRQAVEFAASRDYTWAAVGVHPHDSKDGWGDVERLLKARAEDSPIVAIGEIGLDYYYNHSPRDVQIQALEAQLQLAIDYDLPVSFHIRDGAAGQVSVWDDFWPIFDNFHGVRGVLHSFTDTCLNLEKGFARGLYVGLNGISTFTKDQAQQELFASIPLERLLLETDAPFLTPKPFRGKLNKPEYVELVAKYWAAERKLVLRDLEKAATDNTVKLFGL, from the coding sequence ATGGTAAGTCCAGTAACGGAGAGTAATATAGCGGCAAATTTGCGCTTGATTGATTCGCATTGTCATCTGCACGATACCGAATTTTTCACGGACAATCGCGAGGAATTATACCAGCAGTCAATTGCAGCGGGTATCGGCATGATTTGTGTTGGTACCGACCAGCGCAGCAGCCGACAAGCAGTGGAGTTTGCCGCAAGTCGCGACTATACTTGGGCGGCAGTTGGCGTTCATCCGCACGACAGCAAAGATGGCTGGGGCGACGTTGAGCGGCTACTGAAGGCCAGAGCGGAGGATTCACCAATTGTGGCGATTGGCGAGATTGGGCTTGATTATTATTACAACCACAGTCCGCGCGATGTGCAGATCCAGGCACTGGAGGCGCAGCTGCAGCTGGCAATAGATTATGATTTGCCAGTTAGCTTTCACATTCGTGATGGTGCAGCTGGCCAAGTATCAGTGTGGGATGATTTTTGGCCAATTTTTGATAATTTTCATGGCGTGCGCGGCGTGCTGCACAGTTTTACTGATACGTGCCTCAATTTGGAGAAGGGATTTGCGCGCGGGTTGTATGTTGGCCTGAATGGCATTAGCACGTTCACCAAAGACCAAGCGCAGCAGGAATTATTCGCCTCCATTCCGTTGGAACGATTATTGCTAGAAACCGACGCGCCGTTCTTGACACCGAAGCCATTTCGTGGTAAGCTGAATAAGCCAGAATATGTGGAGTTGGTGGCAAAGTATTGGGCGGCGGAGCGCAAGCTAGTGCTTCGTGACCTCGAAAAGGCAGCGACCGATAACACGGTAAAGCTTTTTGGCTTGTAA
- a CDS encoding methionine--tRNA ligase produces the protein MTKQHAYITTAIPYVNGLPHIGHAMDYMLADVWTRYQRQNGREVRFQTGVDEHGNKIAAKAASQNQTPQAYVDQMHGNFQNMIAELNISATDFIRTTDPHHVSAVQYIWQKLAAAGYIYKDTYEGWYCQGCEAFVTDKEAAENNGICPDHQAPYQRLREENYYFKTSAFSENIRQAIASNKMKIVPEFRKKEFLELMKDGLKDVSVSRPRKNLSWGVPVPGDDTQVMYVWLDALSNYITVIGYPDRAEEWQAFWPADVQVIGKDILRFHAGIWPAMLMALDLPLPKVLLVHGFINVGGTKMSKSLGNGIGPADIIPHYGVEAFRYYFLRHVPTQDDGDFTWEKFEAAYNGELGNDLGNLVQRVAKMVQSYQAGVIGDAPQSEHDMGPYRADMESLNFNLAIDEIWQIIRSLNQYIERVQPWQVAKKRAKDPEAEAHLGEILAHACGTLLQVSDMLRPFMPQTAEKIHDMFASGVVPSQLTPLFPRLHLHTPDPRAPKAETQGK, from the coding sequence ATGACTAAACAACACGCCTACATTACTACTGCTATTCCTTATGTCAACGGTTTGCCGCACATTGGGCACGCCATGGACTATATGTTGGCAGATGTCTGGACGCGGTATCAGCGGCAAAACGGTCGCGAGGTGCGTTTTCAGACGGGTGTGGATGAGCATGGCAATAAGATTGCTGCCAAGGCTGCCAGCCAAAACCAGACGCCGCAAGCTTACGTCGATCAAATGCACGGCAATTTCCAGAACATGATCGCTGAGTTGAATATTTCGGCGACCGATTTTATCCGCACGACTGACCCGCATCACGTTAGCGCGGTGCAGTATATTTGGCAGAAGCTGGCTGCGGCTGGCTATATTTACAAAGACACGTATGAGGGCTGGTACTGCCAAGGTTGTGAGGCATTCGTCACTGACAAGGAGGCGGCTGAAAATAATGGCATTTGTCCTGATCACCAGGCGCCATATCAGCGGCTGCGTGAGGAAAATTATTATTTCAAAACCAGTGCATTTTCGGAGAACATTCGTCAGGCTATTGCATCAAACAAGATGAAAATTGTGCCTGAATTCCGTAAAAAAGAGTTTTTGGAATTGATGAAAGATGGACTGAAAGATGTGTCGGTTTCGCGTCCGCGTAAGAACCTGAGCTGGGGTGTGCCAGTACCAGGCGATGACACGCAGGTGATGTATGTCTGGCTGGATGCGCTAAGCAATTACATCACGGTCATCGGCTATCCTGATCGAGCTGAGGAATGGCAGGCGTTTTGGCCGGCAGATGTACAGGTGATCGGCAAGGATATCCTTCGTTTTCATGCCGGGATTTGGCCGGCGATGTTAATGGCGCTGGACTTGCCACTGCCAAAGGTGCTGTTGGTACACGGATTTATCAACGTTGGCGGCACTAAAATGAGCAAGAGTCTCGGTAATGGCATTGGTCCAGCTGACATCATCCCGCACTACGGCGTTGAGGCCTTTCGCTATTATTTCCTGCGTCATGTGCCGACGCAAGATGACGGTGACTTTACCTGGGAGAAATTTGAAGCGGCCTACAACGGCGAGCTGGGCAATGACCTGGGTAATTTGGTGCAGCGGGTGGCAAAGATGGTGCAGAGTTATCAAGCCGGCGTTATTGGCGATGCGCCGCAGTCTGAACACGATATGGGGCCGTACCGTGCTGATATGGAATCTTTGAACTTTAATCTAGCAATTGATGAGATTTGGCAGATTATCCGTTCATTGAATCAATATATTGAGCGCGTGCAACCATGGCAAGTTGCCAAAAAGCGCGCCAAGGATCCAGAGGCGGAAGCACATTTGGGCGAGATTTTGGCGCATGCTTGCGGAACATTACTGCAAGTGTCTGATATGCTTCGTCCATTTATGCCGCAAACCGCCGAGAAAATTCACGACATGTTTGCCAGCGGTGTCGTGCCATCACAGCTGACGCCATTGTTCCCGCGTCTCCATCTCCATACGCCTGATCCGCGCGCACCAAAAGCAGAAACTCAAGGTAAGTAA
- a CDS encoding polyphenol oxidase family protein, translated as MITADQPTCFPSNLLIAVSSKDDGTMLNRIRGRHVAEVLENRRRFCDQIGVKYDDVVYQVVSYDQGQTFDNIAEVAESDTVKYNSEGIFADALYTEATGVGLFLPVADCIATVIYDPKRRALMLAHLGRHSTVAQLMTRAVQYFAERGSQAKDLQIWMSPSITQKNYRMDYFNHTNDTNWQNFCRQTADGIYLDMQGFNRSLAVQAGVPANNIVISPIDTADNPNYFSHSSGDTAGRIAVVAMMRG; from the coding sequence ATGATTACAGCAGATCAGCCGACGTGTTTTCCCTCTAATCTGCTCATTGCGGTTTCATCGAAAGACGACGGCACCATGCTCAACCGTATTCGCGGTCGCCACGTAGCTGAGGTGCTGGAAAATCGGCGGCGGTTTTGCGATCAAATCGGTGTTAAGTATGACGACGTTGTTTATCAAGTGGTTTCATATGACCAAGGACAAACGTTTGATAATATCGCCGAAGTTGCTGAGTCTGATACGGTCAAATATAACAGCGAGGGGATTTTTGCTGACGCATTATATACCGAAGCGACTGGTGTCGGTTTATTTTTGCCAGTGGCGGACTGTATCGCTACGGTCATTTATGACCCAAAACGTCGGGCGCTGATGTTGGCGCATCTGGGTCGACATTCAACGGTCGCACAGTTGATGACAAGGGCAGTCCAGTATTTTGCCGAGCGTGGTAGTCAGGCAAAAGATTTGCAAATTTGGATGTCGCCAAGTATCACCCAGAAAAATTACCGTATGGATTATTTTAATCATACAAATGATACGAATTGGCAAAATTTCTGCCGTCAAACGGCTGACGGAATTTATCTGGACATGCAAGGATTCAATCGTTCGTTGGCCGTCCAGGCAGGCGTTCCGGCTAATAATATTGTCATTTCGCCAATTGATACAGCGGACAATCCAAATTATTTTTCGCACTCATCGGGTGATACGGCGGGGCGAATTGCAGTAGTAGCAATGATGCGCGGGTGA
- the rsmA gene encoding ribosomal RNA small subunit methyltransferase A, translating to MASARGPKKELGQHWLRDPEILAEIAEAAELGGDDVVLEIGPGLGTLTSRLLARAGRVVAVEFDADLARKLPGQFPGKNLEVINEDILQFDLNQLPAGYKAVANVPYYITSKIVEKLMTAENKPSLAVLLVQKEVAQRIAAEPGEMSILAVSAQIFAEAELDIEVPRQFFTPPPKVDSQVVILRTRTEPLVDSEDQKDFFRIVKAGFSAKRKKLRSSLSGGLGVSKDTAEQLLKTASISPGVRAEDLAIDDWRRLLSEWRTQ from the coding sequence ATGGCGTCAGCTCGTGGGCCGAAAAAAGAATTAGGCCAGCATTGGCTGCGCGACCCAGAGATTTTGGCGGAGATCGCCGAGGCGGCGGAACTTGGTGGGGATGATGTGGTGTTGGAAATTGGGCCGGGACTTGGCACGTTGACTAGTCGATTGTTAGCGCGAGCCGGGCGCGTGGTGGCGGTGGAGTTTGACGCGGATTTGGCACGCAAGTTGCCGGGGCAATTTCCTGGTAAAAACCTGGAAGTGATCAATGAAGATATTTTGCAATTTGATTTGAACCAACTACCAGCTGGTTATAAAGCGGTCGCTAATGTGCCCTACTATATCACTAGTAAAATTGTCGAGAAGTTGATGACGGCGGAAAATAAACCAAGTTTGGCGGTACTGTTGGTACAGAAAGAAGTCGCCCAGCGCATCGCGGCGGAGCCTGGTGAGATGAGTATTTTGGCAGTGAGTGCCCAGATTTTTGCCGAGGCAGAACTCGACATTGAAGTGCCGCGGCAATTTTTCACGCCGCCGCCAAAAGTTGATTCACAGGTGGTGATATTGAGAACCCGCACCGAACCACTAGTCGATTCTGAAGACCAAAAAGATTTTTTCCGCATCGTCAAAGCCGGTTTTTCGGCCAAGCGTAAGAAGCTACGTTCCAGTCTGAGCGGTGGACTGGGTGTTAGTAAAGACACCGCCGAACAGTTGCTGAAAACGGCTAGTATTTCACCTGGTGTCCGTGCCGAAGATTTGGCGATTGACGATTGGCGGCGGCTACTGAGTGAGTGGCGGACGCAATGA
- a CDS encoding DUF348 domain-containing protein, with protein sequence MEKSLSIRYHSKKIFLLIGLLVLGVTLIHLADAALAQGTERPSRSDGQRLMSVYDKGVEKTIITRAKTVRGALKAARIEVDERRDVVEPALDEELVASSYNVNIFRARPVTVVDGQARIRLTTAEQTPAAIAKAAGIKLYSEDIVDIHAAENVVASGTNAVLTIKRATPLQLNLYGSLAEVRTHAKTVGALLKEKHVQLASNDTVSMPLEAPITSGMRLDVWRNGKQTITTDEDVAFPIETVRDANRETGHKEVKEAGEKGRRMVTYEIEVQNGKEVSRRELASQVTKQPKKQIEIIGTKNAAMPYTGGGNKDQWLSSSNVPRDQWGYAEWLVQKESGWNPNARSRSGACGLAQALPCSKVPGNPLNPVDSLNWMHGYVMGRYGSWEKAVAHSKARGWY encoded by the coding sequence ATGGAAAAGAGTTTATCTATTCGCTACCACTCAAAGAAGATTTTTCTATTGATCGGTTTGCTCGTGCTTGGAGTGACATTGATCCACCTAGCGGATGCTGCACTGGCGCAGGGTACCGAGCGTCCATCACGGAGCGACGGCCAGCGTCTGATGAGCGTCTATGATAAGGGAGTCGAGAAAACAATTATCACTCGGGCAAAAACGGTGCGCGGGGCACTGAAGGCGGCGCGGATTGAGGTTGACGAGCGGCGAGATGTAGTGGAGCCAGCACTTGATGAAGAGCTGGTCGCTAGTTCATATAACGTTAATATTTTTCGGGCTCGACCGGTGACGGTAGTCGATGGCCAGGCGCGTATTCGCCTAACTACGGCGGAGCAAACCCCGGCGGCGATTGCCAAAGCGGCGGGGATTAAACTCTATAGCGAGGATATCGTCGATATTCATGCCGCCGAAAACGTGGTTGCTAGCGGCACGAATGCAGTCTTGACCATCAAGCGGGCCACGCCACTCCAGCTCAATCTCTACGGGTCTCTGGCTGAAGTGCGCACCCACGCGAAAACCGTTGGCGCACTGCTCAAGGAAAAGCATGTCCAGCTGGCCAGTAACGATACCGTATCAATGCCGCTCGAGGCGCCGATTACTAGTGGCATGCGGCTGGATGTTTGGCGCAACGGTAAGCAGACAATTACAACTGATGAAGATGTCGCTTTTCCGATTGAGACAGTACGGGATGCCAATCGCGAGACGGGCCACAAGGAGGTGAAAGAAGCGGGCGAAAAGGGCCGGCGGATGGTGACTTATGAGATTGAGGTGCAAAATGGTAAGGAGGTGAGTCGTCGGGAGCTTGCTAGTCAGGTAACAAAACAGCCTAAAAAACAAATTGAAATTATCGGCACAAAGAATGCCGCTATGCCATATACTGGTGGCGGCAACAAAGATCAGTGGCTATCTTCGTCAAACGTCCCGCGTGACCAATGGGGTTATGCCGAGTGGCTGGTGCAGAAAGAAAGCGGCTGGAATCCAAATGCTCGCAGCCGGAGTGGCGCCTGCGGTCTCGCACAGGCGTTGCCATGTAGTAAAGTGCCAGGAAATCCGCTTAACCCAGTCGATTCGCTGAATTGGATGCATGGTTACGTGATGGGGCGATATGGTTCATGGGAGAAAGCGGTAGCGCATAGCAAGGCCAGAGGGTGGTACTAG
- a CDS encoding ATP-dependent DNA helicase PcrA, with product MLSELNPEQRRAVQHDGGPLLILAGAGSGKTKTLTYRIAYLIRERGIFPSRILAVTFTNKAAREMRQRLADMLGEDASDRRFMPWMGTFHSICVRLLRIDGMSIGLGRNFIIYDEDDRLGLIKQLMKSRGLTDRDIKPRRIAAAISAAKNDMLSPDEYMMQAVGPVKQQIAELLAAYEAAMHRAGALDFDDLLLKTVELLRHSLDIRHKWQQQFRHILIDEYQDTNAVQYALIKLLVGPERNLCVVGDDAQSIYSFRGADYTNILHFERDFPGAAVIKLEQNYRSTGAILTVANNLIQHNTQRTDKNLWTEAVGGMTPQLWQLYSEAEEAQAVADEIYRQAGMGRAYSDIAVLYRTNAQSYAIERALRQRHIPYKIVGGLRFLDRAVVKDVLAYLRLLYQPSDRVSFTRIVNLPKRGIGAVSVAKFLDWADQSGRNIIEGLVAVDEAESLTARAKQSLRAFGQLLQKLQQLLNGAPAEVIEQIIEQTGYSEAVNDGSVQAEERLENLGVLVAEARAYADVSTFLEDMALMSSSDGQADQQVTLMTLHAAKGLEFPVVFMTGLEEGILPHARVFDSGKADDVEEERRLCYVGITRAREVLFVTCASSRTQFGQIGYNLPSRFLDEMGLMIGGLDTPAAPPADDVFYADDIGLEMGDRVRSPQFGAGEVVDVDGMAVTVQFDDGNTKKLNIEFARLEKI from the coding sequence ATCCTATCTGAACTCAACCCCGAACAGCGGCGAGCCGTCCAGCATGATGGCGGGCCGTTGCTTATTTTAGCGGGAGCGGGGAGTGGTAAGACAAAAACCTTGACGTACCGCATCGCCTATCTGATCAGGGAGCGAGGAATTTTTCCCAGCCGCATCTTGGCGGTAACCTTCACCAACAAGGCTGCTCGAGAGATGCGCCAGCGCTTGGCTGACATGCTGGGTGAAGACGCCTCGGATCGACGCTTCATGCCGTGGATGGGGACATTTCATAGCATATGTGTGCGGCTACTGAGGATAGACGGGATGTCAATTGGCCTCGGTCGTAATTTTATTATTTATGATGAAGATGATCGGCTGGGCCTCATCAAACAGTTGATGAAATCGCGCGGGCTGACTGATCGCGATATCAAGCCGCGCCGTATCGCTGCGGCTATTTCTGCGGCAAAAAATGACATGCTTTCACCCGATGAGTATATGATGCAGGCGGTCGGCCCCGTTAAACAGCAAATTGCCGAATTGCTTGCTGCATACGAGGCCGCTATGCACCGGGCTGGGGCGCTCGATTTTGATGATTTATTGCTCAAGACGGTGGAGCTACTGCGCCATTCGCTTGACATTCGCCACAAATGGCAGCAGCAATTTCGCCACATTCTCATCGACGAGTATCAGGATACCAACGCGGTGCAGTACGCGCTGATCAAGCTGCTAGTCGGTCCAGAGCGCAACCTCTGTGTGGTCGGTGATGATGCGCAATCAATTTATAGTTTTCGCGGCGCGGATTATACCAATATTCTTCATTTTGAGCGTGACTTTCCGGGCGCGGCAGTGATTAAACTAGAGCAAAATTATCGTTCAACGGGCGCGATTTTAACGGTGGCAAATAACTTAATCCAACATAACACCCAGCGCACCGACAAGAACCTGTGGACAGAAGCAGTTGGCGGGATGACACCGCAATTATGGCAACTGTACAGCGAGGCTGAGGAGGCGCAAGCAGTGGCCGATGAAATTTACCGCCAGGCTGGGATGGGCCGAGCCTATAGCGACATAGCGGTACTGTACCGCACCAATGCCCAGAGCTACGCCATAGAGCGCGCGCTGCGTCAACGGCACATCCCCTACAAAATTGTGGGTGGTCTGCGGTTTCTGGATCGAGCAGTCGTCAAGGATGTACTGGCTTATCTCAGGTTGCTATATCAACCCAGTGACCGCGTTAGCTTCACGCGAATCGTCAATCTACCAAAGCGTGGCATCGGCGCGGTGAGCGTGGCGAAATTTCTCGACTGGGCCGATCAATCGGGTCGGAATATTATTGAAGGGCTGGTGGCGGTTGATGAGGCCGAAAGTTTGACTGCTCGCGCCAAGCAGTCACTGCGGGCATTCGGTCAATTGCTGCAAAAATTACAACAATTACTGAATGGCGCACCGGCCGAGGTTATCGAACAAATTATTGAGCAGACTGGCTACAGTGAGGCGGTAAATGATGGCAGTGTGCAGGCCGAAGAGCGGCTGGAAAACCTCGGTGTTTTAGTAGCTGAGGCGCGCGCCTATGCTGATGTATCGACATTCCTCGAAGACATGGCGTTGATGTCATCAAGCGATGGCCAAGCGGATCAGCAGGTTACCTTGATGACGCTGCACGCTGCGAAGGGCCTGGAGTTTCCGGTGGTGTTTATGACTGGCTTGGAGGAGGGGATCTTGCCGCACGCGCGGGTATTTGACAGTGGCAAAGCGGATGACGTTGAGGAGGAGCGTCGCCTCTGCTACGTGGGGATTACGCGGGCCCGAGAGGTGCTGTTTGTGACCTGTGCTAGTTCACGGACGCAGTTTGGTCAGATCGGCTATAATCTACCGTCGCGATTTCTCGATGAGATGGGGCTGATGATCGGTGGCCTGGATACGCCTGCTGCGCCGCCAGCTGATGACGTGTTTTATGCTGATGATATAGGTCTAGAGATGGGTGACCGCGTGCGAAGCCCACAATTTGGTGCGGGCGAAGTGGTGGACGTTGACGGGATGGCGGTGACGGTGCAATTTGATGATGGTAATACGAAGAAGCTTAATATAGAATTCGCCAGATTAGAGAAAATTTGA
- a CDS encoding triose-phosphate isomerase, which yields MMTRKTLIIGNWKMNLTMHEASLYLYKLMEQLPVRRDVEVVVAPTMLTLQSLSLQIKRRIVKLAAQNCYWRDHGPYTGEVPASHLHGMVDYVIIGHSERRYVFMESDKDIRFKVQAALRNRLQPILCIGETAHERTLGETREVLQDQIVNGLANITAEEIDHVVIAYEPVWAIGSGEYAQPDDLTEALKIIRQQITHLFGKAAAETVRVVYGGSVSVDNAGDYLAVAGLDGLLIGGASLDAYQFTEIVKKAHKE from the coding sequence ATTATGACGCGAAAAACACTCATTATCGGCAACTGGAAGATGAACCTCACTATGCACGAGGCGAGTTTGTATTTGTATAAGCTCATGGAGCAGCTACCAGTGCGTCGTGACGTCGAGGTGGTGGTGGCGCCGACGATGTTGACACTGCAGAGTTTGAGCTTGCAAATTAAGCGTCGGATCGTCAAGCTCGCCGCCCAGAATTGTTACTGGCGCGACCACGGTCCATACACCGGCGAGGTGCCAGCGTCGCATTTACATGGCATGGTCGATTATGTCATCATCGGCCACTCTGAGCGGCGGTATGTTTTTATGGAGAGCGACAAGGATATTCGTTTCAAGGTACAGGCAGCGCTGCGCAATCGGCTTCAACCAATCCTTTGTATTGGTGAAACGGCGCACGAGCGGACGCTGGGCGAAACGCGCGAGGTGCTCCAGGATCAGATTGTAAACGGCCTGGCGAATATCACGGCCGAGGAGATAGATCATGTGGTGATTGCCTACGAGCCAGTCTGGGCGATCGGCAGTGGTGAGTATGCGCAGCCTGACGATCTCACAGAAGCTCTAAAAATAATTCGCCAGCAAATCACCCATTTGTTTGGCAAGGCAGCAGCAGAGACGGTGCGCGTGGTGTATGGTGGCAGTGTTTCAGTCGATAACGCCGGTGATTATCTCGCGGTGGCGGGGCTTGATGGACTGTTGATCGGCGGAGCGAGTCTGGACGCATATCAATTTACGGAGATAGTAAAAAAGGCGCATAAAGAATAA